A genome region from Bombus terrestris chromosome 10, iyBomTerr1.2, whole genome shotgun sequence includes the following:
- the LOC100647627 gene encoding acyl-CoA:lysophosphatidylglycerol acyltransferase 1 isoform X1, with amino-acid sequence MTDFSSFSTFTRVINKVLNFVKCTIRTSFVILNNIYCIPTYVVWMTLLFPVKVYQPQVYWRIEGLFFHWLLAMVSTWTWSAGYDIIEQGDDIQEIISERTLVIANHQSTGDVPILMTTFNAKPNVLPNLMWIMDRIFKFTNFGIVSILHQDFFIVSGRKQREGSLKKLEKHLKETYIPLNRKWMVLFPEGGFLCKRRETSQKYAKKNNLPILENVTLPRVGAMQTIFDTIGPSLENNTAEQQLNSRPNMTAAKPQINWILDITIAYPQGKPLDLPTIITGSRPPCETVLFYRVFPSSVVPREPELLSKWLYDRWVEKESLLENFYKYGSFLGTQAPVNEGSKIHQDPLRFLVLHLFFITSSYIHYNMFTYVLSCFW; translated from the exons ATGACtgacttttcttccttttctacttTTACGAG GGTAATCAATaaagtattaaattttgtaaaatgtacTATTAGAACCAGTTTTGTGATACTCAACAATATTTATTGTATACCAACATATGTAGTATGGATGACATTATTGTTCCCTGTAAAAGTTTATCAACCACAAGTATATTGGAGAATCGAAGGATTATTTTTCCATTGGCTATTAGCAATGGTATCTACGTGGACTTGGTCTGCAGGTTATGATA tAATAGAACAAGGTGATGATATACAAGAAATTATTAGTGAAAGAACATTAGTAATAGCAAATCATCAAAGTACTGGTGATGTTCCTATACTCATGACAACATTTAATGCTAAGCCAAATGTATTACCTAATCTAATGTGGATTATGGATaggatttttaaatttactaacTTTGGTATAGTTTCTATTTTACACCAGGACTTCTTCATTGTATCT GGTCGAAAACAAAGGGAAGGGAGTTTAAAAAAGCTAGAAAAGCATTTAAAAGAAACATATATTCCATTGAACAGAAAATGGATGGTTCTCTTCCCAGAAGGAGGTTTTTTATGTAAAAGACGAGAGACATCACAAAAATATGCTAAAAAGAATAATTTGCCAATTCTTGAAAATGTAACGTTACCGCGGGTAGGAGCAATGCAAACTATATTTGATACGATTGGTCCATCACTAGAAAATAATACAGCAGAACAACAATTGAACAGTAGGccaa ATATGACGGCAGCTAAACCACAAATCAATTGGATTCTAGATATAACGATAGCATATCCTCAAGGTAAACCACTTGACTTACCAACAATTATAACTGGTTCACGACCACCATGTGAAACAGTATTATTTTACCGAGTTTTTCCTAGCTCAGTG GTCCCACGAGAACCCGAATTATTGTCTAAATGGTTATATGATAGATGGGTTGAAAAAGAATCACTTTTGGAAAACTTTTACAAGTATGGATCATTTCTTGGCACTCAAGCACCTGTCAATGAAGGTTCTAAAATCCATCAGGATCCATTGAGATTCCTAGtccttcatttattttttataacatctagttatatacattataatatgTTTACGTATGTACTATCTTGCTTCTGGTAA
- the LOC100647385 gene encoding probable fumarate hydratase, mitochondrial isoform X1 produces MTLSLLKCSLINHGLLELKKSSAFLTLRLSLYTSVVSKGNKKESSGEFRIERDTFGELKVPADKYYGAQTMRSKMNFPIGDSFERMPYGVIVAMGILKKAAALVNKEYGMDAKIADAISKAADDVICGDLYNDHFPLVIWQTGSGTQSNMNTNEVISNRAIELLGGKLGSKDPVHPNDHVNKSQSSNDTFPTAMHIAVALEINRVLLPGLEKLHAALEEKANAWKDIIKIGRTHTQDAVPLTLGQEFSGYAAQVCNGIKRVKDTLPRLYELALGGTAVGTGLNAPKGFAEKSAAKIAEITGLPFVTAPNKFEALATKDTMVEVHGALNTVAVSLMKIANDIRFLGSGPRCGLGELSLPENEPGSSIMPGKVNPTQCEAMTMVCCQVMGNQVAVSIGGSNGHFELNVFKPMIVANTLRSARLLGDACASFTKNCVVGIKPNVDRISKLLNESLMLVTALNPHIGYDKAAKIAKQAHAENLTLKESALKNGITAEQFDQWVKPENMIGPK; encoded by the exons atgacaTTAAGTTTATTGAAATGTTCACTTATCAATCATGGATTATTGGAATTAAAGAAATCTTCGGCTTTTTTAACATTAAGGCTGTCATTGTATACATCGGTAGTTTCTAAAGGCAATAAAAAG GAGTCAAGTGGTGAATTTCGAATTGAAAGGGATACTTTTGGTGAACTAAAGGTTCCTGCTGACAAATATTATGGAGCACAAACAATGCGGTCAAAAATGAACTTTCCAATTGGTGATAGTTTTGAACGAATGCCT TATGGGGTTATTGTCGCaatgggtatattaaagaaagCTGCTGCTCTAGTAAATAAAGAATATGGAATGGATGCAAAAATAGCAGATGCTATTAGTAAAGCTGCAGATGATGTTATATGTGGAGACCTTTATAATGATCATTTTCCACTGGTAATTTGGCAAACAGGTTCTGGTACGCAAAGCAATATGAACACCAATGAG gtAATTTCAAATCGTGCAATTGAATTACTTGGTGGTAAACTTGGATCAAAGGATCCTGTCCATCCAAATGATCATGTAAATAAATCTCAAAGTAGCAATGATACATTTCCTACTGCTATGCACATAGCAGTTGCTTTGGAAATTAACAGGGTATTACTTCCTGGTTTGGAAAAATTACATGCAGCATTAGAAGAAAAGGCTAATGCATGGaaagatattataaaaattggtaGAACTCATACTCAAGATGCTGTGCCCTTAACACTAGGACAAGAATTTTCAG GTTATGCAGCACAAGTTTGTAATGGCATTAAAAGGGTAAAAGATACTCTTCCAAGATTATATGAGTTAGCACTTGGTGGTACTGCAGTAGGAACAGGATTAAATGCACCAAAAGGTTTTGCGGAAAAATCAGCAGCAAAGATTGCAGAAATTACTGGATTACCATTTGTAACTGCTCCTAATAAATTTGAAGCTTTAGCGACTAAAGATACTATGGTAGAAGTGCATGGCGCGCTGAATACAGTGGCAGTTTCGCTTATGAAG atagCTAATGATATTCGATTTTTGGGAAGTGGACCTCGTTGCGGTTTAGGGGAATTATCTCTTCCTGAAAATGAGCCAGGAAGTTCTATTATGCCTGGTAAAGTTAATCCAACACAATGCGAAGCAATGACTATGGTTTGTTGCCAAGTCATGGGTAATCAAGTTGCTGTATCTATTGGTGGAAGTAATGGCCATTTTGAGCTTAATGTATTTAAACCTATGATAGTCGCAAATACATTAAGATCTGCAAGACTATTAGGTGATGCCTGTGCCTCATTTACAAAGAACTGCGTCGTCGGTATTAAACCGAATGTAGATCGTATCAGTAAACTTTTAAATGAAAGTTTAATGCTTGTTACTGCTTTAAATCCACATATTGGTTATGATAAG GCTGCTAAAATTGCCAAGCAAGCCCATGCAGAAAATCTCACGTTAAAAGAATCAGCATTGAAGAATGGCATAACTGCAGAACAATTTGATCAATGGGTGAAGCCCGAAAATATGATTGGTCCCAAATAA
- the LOC100647385 gene encoding fumarate hydratase, mitochondrial isoform X3 — protein sequence MESSGEFRIERDTFGELKVPADKYYGAQTMRSKMNFPIGDSFERMPYGVIVAMGILKKAAALVNKEYGMDAKIADAISKAADDVICGDLYNDHFPLVIWQTGSGTQSNMNTNEVISNRAIELLGGKLGSKDPVHPNDHVNKSQSSNDTFPTAMHIAVALEINRVLLPGLEKLHAALEEKANAWKDIIKIGRTHTQDAVPLTLGQEFSGYAAQVCNGIKRVKDTLPRLYELALGGTAVGTGLNAPKGFAEKSAAKIAEITGLPFVTAPNKFEALATKDTMVEVHGALNTVAVSLMKIANDIRFLGSGPRCGLGELSLPENEPGSSIMPGKVNPTQCEAMTMVCCQVMGNQVAVSIGGSNGHFELNVFKPMIVANTLRSARLLGDACASFTKNCVVGIKPNVDRISKLLNESLMLVTALNPHIGYDKAAKIAKQAHAENLTLKESALKNGITAEQFDQWVKPENMIGPK from the exons ATG GAGTCAAGTGGTGAATTTCGAATTGAAAGGGATACTTTTGGTGAACTAAAGGTTCCTGCTGACAAATATTATGGAGCACAAACAATGCGGTCAAAAATGAACTTTCCAATTGGTGATAGTTTTGAACGAATGCCT TATGGGGTTATTGTCGCaatgggtatattaaagaaagCTGCTGCTCTAGTAAATAAAGAATATGGAATGGATGCAAAAATAGCAGATGCTATTAGTAAAGCTGCAGATGATGTTATATGTGGAGACCTTTATAATGATCATTTTCCACTGGTAATTTGGCAAACAGGTTCTGGTACGCAAAGCAATATGAACACCAATGAG gtAATTTCAAATCGTGCAATTGAATTACTTGGTGGTAAACTTGGATCAAAGGATCCTGTCCATCCAAATGATCATGTAAATAAATCTCAAAGTAGCAATGATACATTTCCTACTGCTATGCACATAGCAGTTGCTTTGGAAATTAACAGGGTATTACTTCCTGGTTTGGAAAAATTACATGCAGCATTAGAAGAAAAGGCTAATGCATGGaaagatattataaaaattggtaGAACTCATACTCAAGATGCTGTGCCCTTAACACTAGGACAAGAATTTTCAG GTTATGCAGCACAAGTTTGTAATGGCATTAAAAGGGTAAAAGATACTCTTCCAAGATTATATGAGTTAGCACTTGGTGGTACTGCAGTAGGAACAGGATTAAATGCACCAAAAGGTTTTGCGGAAAAATCAGCAGCAAAGATTGCAGAAATTACTGGATTACCATTTGTAACTGCTCCTAATAAATTTGAAGCTTTAGCGACTAAAGATACTATGGTAGAAGTGCATGGCGCGCTGAATACAGTGGCAGTTTCGCTTATGAAG atagCTAATGATATTCGATTTTTGGGAAGTGGACCTCGTTGCGGTTTAGGGGAATTATCTCTTCCTGAAAATGAGCCAGGAAGTTCTATTATGCCTGGTAAAGTTAATCCAACACAATGCGAAGCAATGACTATGGTTTGTTGCCAAGTCATGGGTAATCAAGTTGCTGTATCTATTGGTGGAAGTAATGGCCATTTTGAGCTTAATGTATTTAAACCTATGATAGTCGCAAATACATTAAGATCTGCAAGACTATTAGGTGATGCCTGTGCCTCATTTACAAAGAACTGCGTCGTCGGTATTAAACCGAATGTAGATCGTATCAGTAAACTTTTAAATGAAAGTTTAATGCTTGTTACTGCTTTAAATCCACATATTGGTTATGATAAG GCTGCTAAAATTGCCAAGCAAGCCCATGCAGAAAATCTCACGTTAAAAGAATCAGCATTGAAGAATGGCATAACTGCAGAACAATTTGATCAATGGGTGAAGCCCGAAAATATGATTGGTCCCAAATAA
- the LOC100647627 gene encoding acyl-CoA:lysophosphatidylglycerol acyltransferase 1 isoform X2: MTLLFPVKVYQPQVYWRIEGLFFHWLLAMVSTWTWSAGYDIIEQGDDIQEIISERTLVIANHQSTGDVPILMTTFNAKPNVLPNLMWIMDRIFKFTNFGIVSILHQDFFIVSGRKQREGSLKKLEKHLKETYIPLNRKWMVLFPEGGFLCKRRETSQKYAKKNNLPILENVTLPRVGAMQTIFDTIGPSLENNTAEQQLNSRPNMTAAKPQINWILDITIAYPQGKPLDLPTIITGSRPPCETVLFYRVFPSSVVPREPELLSKWLYDRWVEKESLLENFYKYGSFLGTQAPVNEGSKIHQDPLRFLVLHLFFITSSYIHYNMFTYVLSCFW; this comes from the exons ATGACATTATTGTTCCCTGTAAAAGTTTATCAACCACAAGTATATTGGAGAATCGAAGGATTATTTTTCCATTGGCTATTAGCAATGGTATCTACGTGGACTTGGTCTGCAGGTTATGATA tAATAGAACAAGGTGATGATATACAAGAAATTATTAGTGAAAGAACATTAGTAATAGCAAATCATCAAAGTACTGGTGATGTTCCTATACTCATGACAACATTTAATGCTAAGCCAAATGTATTACCTAATCTAATGTGGATTATGGATaggatttttaaatttactaacTTTGGTATAGTTTCTATTTTACACCAGGACTTCTTCATTGTATCT GGTCGAAAACAAAGGGAAGGGAGTTTAAAAAAGCTAGAAAAGCATTTAAAAGAAACATATATTCCATTGAACAGAAAATGGATGGTTCTCTTCCCAGAAGGAGGTTTTTTATGTAAAAGACGAGAGACATCACAAAAATATGCTAAAAAGAATAATTTGCCAATTCTTGAAAATGTAACGTTACCGCGGGTAGGAGCAATGCAAACTATATTTGATACGATTGGTCCATCACTAGAAAATAATACAGCAGAACAACAATTGAACAGTAGGccaa ATATGACGGCAGCTAAACCACAAATCAATTGGATTCTAGATATAACGATAGCATATCCTCAAGGTAAACCACTTGACTTACCAACAATTATAACTGGTTCACGACCACCATGTGAAACAGTATTATTTTACCGAGTTTTTCCTAGCTCAGTG GTCCCACGAGAACCCGAATTATTGTCTAAATGGTTATATGATAGATGGGTTGAAAAAGAATCACTTTTGGAAAACTTTTACAAGTATGGATCATTTCTTGGCACTCAAGCACCTGTCAATGAAGGTTCTAAAATCCATCAGGATCCATTGAGATTCCTAGtccttcatttattttttataacatctagttatatacattataatatgTTTACGTATGTACTATCTTGCTTCTGGTAA